A window of Microbacterium hominis genomic DNA:
CGCCGTCGGGCGCTACCACAGTATGGCACGGACCGGCGCCCACCCCCGACGATACGGCTGGCATGGAGAGTCCGTCTGGGCATTTCCCAGACTGCCTGACTAGTCTCCTTCCCAGTGCGTCGCCCCCGGCGCCTCCCGCCGGATCACCGGCCCCACACCGTCCCGAGAGGTCCCATGTCGAGCGACGAGTCATCGAACGCGTCTGGCCCGAGCGAGCGCCGCGGCGCCGTGCGCGAGAAGGCGCTGCAGGTGCAGGCGCGCCAGAAGCGAGCCCGCGCGATCCGCACCGCGACCCTGGCCACCACGCTGGTGGCGCTGGTCACGGTCGGTGCGGTCGTGGTGACGTGGGCCGTCTCATCCTCGGCATCCAAGCCCCTCCTGAGCCCCGCGAACGTCACCGACGACGGATTCGCCGTGACCGCGCTGACCGGGGTCGCCCTCGCCAGCGAAGGCTCGGGCTCGCAGGCCGACGTCGCCGCCACCGCGACCGCCACCCCGACGCCGACCGCCACGGCGTCTCCCAGCCCGACCGCGGAGCGCGCGAGCGTCGACATCCGCGTGTACGTCGACTACCTGTCGACCGGCTCCCGCGACTTCCAGCTCGCCAACGTGCAGCAGCTGTCGAAGTGGGTCAGCCAGGATGCCGCGACCCTGACCTACTACCCGGTGGCGATGCTCACCTCGAAGTCGAACGGCACGAAGTACTCGCAGCGCGCCGCCAGCGCCGCCGCGTGCGTGGCGACCCACTCGCCGGACTCGTTCTTCGCGTACAACAACGAGCTGCTCACCAACCAGCCCGAGGTCGACTCGGACGGGTACACCGATCAGGAGCTGGCCGACCTCGCCCAGGCGCGCGGCGCGACCTCGCCGAAGGTCGTGCGGGAGTGCATCGAAGAGCACGACTACATGTCGTGGGCCC
This region includes:
- a CDS encoding DsbA family protein gives rise to the protein MSSDESSNASGPSERRGAVREKALQVQARQKRARAIRTATLATTLVALVTVGAVVVTWAVSSSASKPLLSPANVTDDGFAVTALTGVALASEGSGSQADVAATATATPTPTATASPSPTAERASVDIRVYVDYLSTGSRDFQLANVQQLSKWVSQDAATLTYYPVAMLTSKSNGTKYSQRAASAAACVATHSPDSFFAYNNELLTNQPEVDSDGYTDQELADLAQARGATSPKVVRECIEEHDYMSWARSATQRALDGLPGTDDLALTGTPTVLVNGTPYVGALDDPKEFAQFVLTIASDAYYKATPSPSPSTTPSATP